A genomic stretch from Arachis stenosperma cultivar V10309 chromosome 3, arast.V10309.gnm1.PFL2, whole genome shotgun sequence includes:
- the LOC130966050 gene encoding uncharacterized protein LOC130966050, with protein sequence MADKSIQQALGVVENVLVKVDKFFLPADFVILDIEEDDNTPIILGKPFLATARALIDVEKGELMLRVHEEHIMFHVFKNLQDSTQEEECDETESPRASWQLKLPTPTESIQLKLATPTQDPWLHEEEEQVGNSSCQLQQ encoded by the exons ATGGCGGATAAATCCATTCAGCAAGCACTTGGGGTTGTGGAGAATGTATTGGTAAAGGTGGACAAATTTTTCCTCCCAGCTGACTTCGTCATCCTAGACATAGAGGAAGATGACAATACTCCCATCATTCTAGGGAAGCCCTTCTTAGCTACTGCCAGGGCATTGATAGATGTTGAAAAAGGAGAATTAATGCTGAGGGTGCATGAAGAGCATATAATGTTCCATGTCTTCAAGAATTTGCAAGATTCCACCCAAgaagaagagt gtgatgaaacagaGAGCCCTAGAGCAAGTTGGCAACTCAAGTTGCCAACTCCAACAGAAAGTATCCAACTCAAGTTAGCAACTCCAACGCAAGATCCTTGGCtccatgaagaagaagagcaagttGGCAACTCAAGTTGCCAACTCCAACAGTAA